A genome region from Mercenaria mercenaria strain notata chromosome 11, MADL_Memer_1, whole genome shotgun sequence includes the following:
- the LOC123531782 gene encoding protein white-like translates to MPVNKVNVEMNGNASDPSPHYEKHQDRKGTRNNHVLNIRNEAHHALIDSTETVVLSWENVNVSASPKTRTCCSGNDVTEVPKQIIRNAYGHVKPGTLLAIIGASGSGKTMLLNALASNTDSESLTSSGDVMVNGVKVGNGIRNISAYVQQDDHFIATMTVKEHLTFRALLRMEKEVSKKRRLERVDEVILELGLRKCQDTIIGHPGRIKGISGGEMKRLSFASEILTNPPLLFCDEPTSGLDSFMAESIVQTLKEMADKGKTVLCSIHQPSSEVFALFHHVLIIAAGRVAFLGDTEEALNFYKNIGYPCPVNFNPADFYIMTMAIVPGKEEECKQRIEKICDQFDQTTNAKAILQQNKNICENPERTGVIFEEAFSSKSRYEASWIQQFGSVFARSWTTTIREPMVIKVRTAQTIVLAVVLGLLYLQLDLTQEGVMNINGVMYLMLLNMTFVNMFAVLSSFPLEAAVFSREYRSGLYGVDIYFMCKVLAELPSFVIIPAVFCGISYWMVGLYSSLEAFLMFTAVLLLVANVSVSYGYIVSTMSNSVSMALALAPPMMMPLFMFGGFFVNTETNPVYFIWLEYLSWFRYSNELLVVNQWDNIDTITCDSNNATASNRCLYKNGQQVINYLNFDKDNFWLNVGLLILLLIVYRLIAFIILFVKARISKK, encoded by the exons ATGCCTGTCAACAAAGTAAATGTAGAAATGAATGGAAATGCAAGTGATCCATCTCCTCACTATGAAAAACATCAGGACAGGAAAGGTACTCGAAATAACCATGTTCTCAACATCAG aaaCGAAGCACATCATGCTCTCATAGACTCAACAGAAACTGTAGTGCTATCCTGGGAAAATGTTAACGTGAGTGCAAGTCCAAAGACTCGAACTTGTTGTAGTGGTAACGATGTCACAGAGGTTCCAAAACAAATTATCAGAAATG CGTATGGACATGTGAAACCTGGAACACTTCTTGCAATTATAGGAGCCAG TGGATCTGGGAAGACAATGCTTTTAAATGCATTAGCATCCAATACTGACAGTGAGTCTCTGACGTCATCTGGTGACGTAATGGTAAATGGAGTTAAAGTTGGCAATGGTATACGGAATATTTCAGCGTATGTGCAGCAGGATGACCATTTTATAGCCACAATGACTGTAAAAGAACACCTTACTTTCAGG GCTTTGCTTCGAATGGAAAAAGAAGTATCAAAGAAAAGAAGACTTGAACGTGTAGATGAAGTGATTCTAGAACTTGGTCTGCGTAAATGTCAGGACACAATCATAGGCCATCCAGGGCGAATTAAGGGCATATCTGGTGGCGAAATGAAGAGACTGTCATTTGCTTCAGAG ATCTTGACAAATCCGCCGTTGTTATTCTGTGACGAACCAACCTCTGGCTTGGACTCATTTATGGCAGAAAGTATAGTGCAAACTCTAAAAGAAATGGCTGACAAAGGAAAAACTGTATTGTGCTCCATCCACCAGCCTTCATCTGAGGTGTTTGCATTGTTTCACCA TGTCTTGATTATTGCTGCTGGAAGAGTTGCATTCCTTGGTGACACGGAAGAAGCTCTTAACTTCTATAAAAA caTAGGATACCCGTGCCCCGTGAACTTCAATCCCGCTGACTTTTACATCATGACCATGGCCATTGTCCCTGGGAAAGAAGAGGAATGTAAACAAAGAATTGAG AAAATTTGTGACCAGTTCGACCAAACAACGAACGCCAAAGCCATACTGCAGCAGAACAAAAACATTTGTGAGAATCCAGAACGCACGGGGGTTATT TTCGAAGAAGCCTTTAGCAGCAAGTCCAG atacGAAGCGTCATGGATACAACAGTTTGGTTCCGTATTTGCACGGTCTTGGACAACAACAATCAGGGAACCAATGGTTATAAAAGTGCGAACAGCGCAAACAATT GTCTTAGCTGTAGTTCTTGGTTTACTTTATCTCCAACTGGACCTTACACAAGAAGGAGTTATGAATATCAACGGCGTTATGTATCTAATGCTGTTAAACATGACATTTGTAAACATGTTTGCGGTTTTGAGC TCATTTCCTTTAGAGGCGGCAGTATTTTCACGGGAATACCGCTCCGGTCTATATGGCGTTGATATCTACTTTATGTGTAAAGTTCTAGCAGAG TTGCCATCTTTTGTCATTATCCCAGCCGTGTTCTGTGGTATATCTTACTGGATGGTTG GATTATATTCATCACTGGAAGCATTTCTCATGTTTACGGCTGTACTTCTTCTTGTTGCCAACGTTTCTGTTTCCTATG GGTACATTGTATCAACGATGTCTAATTCGGTAAGCATGGCGTTGGCTCTAGCGCCACCTATGATGATGCCTCTGTTTATGTTTGGAGGATTTTTCGTGAATACAGA gacTAATCCTGTATACTTTATATGGCTGGAATACCTGTCATGGTTTAGGTACTCCAACGAACTTCTTGTTGTTAACCAGTGGGACAATATTGACACAATAA ctTGTGATAGTAACAATGCTACTGCTAGCAACAGATGTTTATACAAGAACGGTCAGCAAGTAATAAACTACCTTAATTTTGATAAG gaCAATTTCTGGTTAAATGTAGGCCTGCTGATTCTTCTACTGATAGTGTACAGATTGATAGCTTTCATCATACTGTTTGTTAAAGcaagaatttcaaagaaataa